One region of Syngnathus scovelli strain Florida chromosome 15, RoL_Ssco_1.2, whole genome shotgun sequence genomic DNA includes:
- the ska2 gene encoding spindle and kinetochore-associated protein 2 isoform X2 → MEETVKNLEAMENSLVMLDRLRGIKDKHHSLYSQMTEIAAAQKVSMVSIQDNLNSIIALIQHFQWTTGVEVHCMAQSVQQLKQLLVNNVGETTPESTYGVSPLPLIQKGDPLNGHTQRKGQPPCWKSSASNLFNKPTSGNFESYGGI, encoded by the exons GAAAACTCACTTGTGATGCTGGACAGACTGAGAGGCATTAAAGACAAACATCATAGCCTGTACTCTCAAATGACTGAGATTGCAGCTGCACAAAAAGTATCCATGGTTTCCATTCAAGACAACCTCAACAGTATCATTGCACTAATTCAACATTTTCAATGGACAACTGGTGTGGAG GTTCACTGCATGGCTCAGTCAGTGCAGCAGTTGAAACAGCTACTAGTTAACAATGTTGGTGAGACCACTCCTGAG TCCACATATGGGGTATCACCTCTGCCGCTCATCCAAAAAGGAGATCCTTTAAATGGCCACACTCAGCGCAAGGGTCAGCCTCCTTGCTGGAAGTCCAGTGCTTCCAATCTTTTCAACAAGCCAACTTCCGGGAATTTTGAGTCTTATGGGGGAATCTAA